One window of Paludibacter propionicigenes WB4 genomic DNA carries:
- a CDS encoding glutathione peroxidase, giving the protein MNTNFHQFTATSLQGKEIAMVDYKDKVIIVVNTASKCGLTPQYEGLEKLYKDYKDKGLVILGFPCNQFGKQEPGTEKEISEGCLINYGVSFPMFSKIEVNGKNTHPIYAYLKKELKGTFGNNIKWNFTKFIIDKNGNPYKRFAPVTTPEKLRKHVEDLLKK; this is encoded by the coding sequence ATGAATACAAATTTTCACCAATTTACAGCAACCAGCCTACAAGGCAAAGAGATTGCCATGGTTGACTACAAAGACAAAGTAATAATAGTAGTAAACACCGCCAGTAAATGTGGACTTACCCCACAATACGAAGGTCTTGAAAAACTCTACAAAGACTACAAAGACAAAGGATTAGTCATTCTGGGTTTTCCTTGCAATCAATTCGGAAAGCAGGAGCCGGGAACAGAAAAAGAGATTTCGGAAGGCTGTTTAATCAATTACGGAGTGTCGTTCCCTATGTTTTCTAAAATAGAAGTCAACGGTAAAAATACCCACCCCATTTATGCCTACTTGAAAAAGGAATTAAAAGGAACTTTTGGGAACAATATCAAATGGAATTTCACTAAATTCATCATTGACAAAAATGGAAATCCGTACAAACGCTTTGCCCCTGTCACAACGCCCGAAAAACTACGCAAACACGTTGAAGACCTGTTGAAGAAATAA
- the leuB gene encoding 3-isopropylmalate dehydrogenase — MSETSKSSIENGIFATNSKNLNIAVLPGDGIGPEIVEQALNVTKAICNKFGHTLTYEYAIVGACAIDSVGEPYPKATHDLCMKSDAVLFGAIGDPKYDNNPAAKVRPEQGLLKMRKDLGLYANIRPVTTFPSLIHKSPLRADLVDGADFMCIRELTGGMYFGRPQGRSEDGNTAYDTCVYTREEVERILHLAYKYAGQRNKKVTVVDKANVLATSRLWRQIAQEIAPQYPDIETEYMFVDNAAMRIIQWPKSFDVLVTENLFGDILTDEASVITGSLGMLPSASVGIHTSVFEPIHGSYPQAAGKNIANPLATILSAALMFEYAFGMMEEGALIREAVAASMAAGIVTEDIADNAKAYKTSEVGEWIVNYIAK, encoded by the coding sequence ATGTCTGAAACGTCAAAAAGTAGCATTGAGAATGGAATTTTTGCTACAAACTCTAAAAATCTTAATATCGCAGTTCTTCCTGGAGATGGAATCGGTCCTGAAATTGTAGAACAAGCGTTGAATGTAACTAAAGCTATCTGCAATAAATTCGGTCATACTCTAACATACGAATATGCAATCGTAGGTGCCTGTGCAATAGATTCTGTAGGAGAGCCCTATCCAAAGGCTACTCATGATTTGTGTATGAAATCTGATGCTGTATTGTTTGGGGCTATCGGTGATCCGAAGTATGATAACAATCCTGCAGCTAAAGTGCGTCCTGAGCAGGGTTTGCTAAAAATGCGTAAAGATTTAGGTTTGTATGCAAACATTCGTCCTGTAACTACTTTTCCATCGCTTATTCATAAATCACCACTTCGTGCTGATTTGGTTGATGGAGCCGATTTTATGTGTATCCGCGAATTGACAGGAGGTATGTATTTTGGTCGCCCGCAGGGTAGAAGTGAGGATGGTAATACTGCTTACGATACTTGTGTTTATACCAGAGAAGAGGTTGAAAGAATATTGCATTTAGCTTATAAATATGCTGGTCAGCGAAATAAGAAAGTAACTGTAGTAGATAAGGCTAATGTATTGGCAACTTCGCGTTTATGGCGACAGATTGCTCAGGAAATCGCACCGCAATATCCTGACATTGAGACTGAATATATGTTTGTTGATAACGCAGCTATGCGCATTATCCAATGGCCAAAGAGTTTTGATGTACTGGTTACAGAGAATTTATTTGGTGATATTCTTACTGATGAAGCCTCTGTTATCACCGGTTCTCTAGGAATGTTGCCATCGGCATCTGTAGGAATTCATACATCAGTTTTTGAACCTATTCATGGCTCATATCCTCAGGCTGCCGGAAAGAATATCGCAAATCCTTTAGCTACTATCCTTTCTGCTGCTTTAATGTTTGAATATGCATTTGGTATGATGGAAGAAGGTGCTTTGATTCGTGAAGCGGTAGCTGCCAGTATGGCTGCGGGCATTGTTACCGAAGATATTGCTGATAATGCAAAAGCCTATAAAACTTCTGAAGTTGGCGAATGGATTGTGAATTATATAGCAAAATAA
- a CDS encoding glutathione peroxidase, with product MKHYSIILCLLLIGAFSTKAQEKSTSTDFYSFKSTNIQGQNVSMKAFKGKVVLIVNTASKCGYTPQYEGLEKLYKTYKNRGLVILGFPCNQFGNQEPGSAEEIAKFCTLKYDVTFPMFMKIDVNGENADPLYKYLKASLPDNGTGDIKWNFTKFLLDKNGKPIKRYASAIKPEELAADIEKLLL from the coding sequence ATGAAACATTATTCAATTATTCTATGCTTATTATTGATAGGTGCATTTTCCACGAAAGCACAGGAAAAATCAACTTCAACAGATTTTTACAGTTTCAAAAGCACTAATATACAGGGCCAGAATGTAAGTATGAAAGCCTTTAAAGGGAAAGTAGTACTAATAGTCAATACTGCCAGCAAATGTGGATATACGCCGCAATACGAGGGACTTGAAAAGCTGTACAAAACTTACAAGAACAGAGGATTGGTTATTCTGGGATTTCCATGCAACCAATTTGGCAATCAGGAACCGGGTAGCGCTGAGGAGATCGCAAAGTTTTGCACATTAAAATATGATGTTACTTTCCCCATGTTCATGAAAATAGATGTAAATGGCGAAAATGCAGATCCGCTCTACAAATATCTGAAGGCTTCATTGCCCGATAACGGAACCGGGGACATAAAATGGAATTTCACTAAGTTTCTACTTGACAAAAACGGAAAACCGATTAAAAGATATGCCTCTGCCATCAAACCTGAAGAACTGGCAGCAGACATAGAGAAACTATTACTCTGA
- a CDS encoding GxxExxY protein, which yields MEEYDDLISKELIDIILTQFYRVYNDLGYGFLERVYQNALYFALVNEGLKCEVEKPIKVFHDGHVVGDYRADLLVEDCVILELKACEEINPAHEAQLINYLKATEIEVGYLLNFGKKAKFSRKVYSNNRKFL from the coding sequence ATGGAAGAGTACGATGATTTGATTTCGAAGGAATTAATCGATATTATTCTGACTCAATTTTATAGGGTTTACAATGATTTAGGCTATGGATTTCTTGAAAGAGTTTATCAGAATGCACTCTATTTTGCTCTTGTAAACGAAGGTTTAAAGTGTGAGGTAGAGAAACCTATTAAGGTTTTTCATGATGGACATGTTGTTGGTGATTATCGTGCCGATTTATTAGTGGAAGACTGCGTAATACTGGAATTAAAAGCTTGCGAGGAAATTAATCCAGCTCATGAGGCTCAGTTGATAAATTATTTAAAAGCAACTGAAATTGAAGTTGGATATCTTCTGAATTTTGGAAAGAAAGCTAAGTTCAGTAGAAAAGTATATTCAAATAATAGAAAATTTCTTTAA
- a CDS encoding alpha-isopropylmalate synthase regulatory domain-containing protein: MIEIMDTTLRDGEQTSGVSFAAQEKLSVARLLLEELCVDRIEIASARVSDGEFASVKRVAQWARTHGHIDQIEVLGFVDGRISLEWIQNAGCTVINLLCKGSLKHCIHQLKKDPEQHVADIKQLLVNAAEMGITVNVYLEDWSNGMRESEDYVYFMVDSLKDENIKRFMLPDTLGILNPAETFEFCRKMISRYPDLHFDFHAHNDYDLAVANVFEAVKAGVKGLHVTVNGLGERAGNAPLSSVLAVLHDHLKVQTEIKEDKINSVSKVVETYSGIRIPHNKPVIGENVFTQVAGVHADGDNKKNLYYNDLLPERFGRERQYALGKTSGKANILKNLQQLGIELDDEMMHRVTARVIELGDKKEMVSLDELPYIVSDVLKNEQEEQVVKIINYSLSLTQGLRPMASVKMEINGALYEQSASGDGQYNAVSKAMWKIYKKLNKPTPELLDYVVVIPPGGQTNAFVQTIITWRFKERVFKTRGLDGDQTVAAIKATIKMLNIID, translated from the coding sequence ATGATAGAAATAATGGATACCACGCTCCGCGATGGAGAACAAACATCGGGAGTTTCTTTTGCTGCACAAGAAAAGTTGAGTGTTGCCCGGCTTCTGCTCGAAGAATTATGTGTTGACCGAATTGAAATAGCTTCTGCCAGGGTATCCGATGGCGAATTTGCCTCAGTAAAGCGTGTGGCTCAGTGGGCTCGTACTCATGGTCATATCGATCAAATTGAAGTACTTGGCTTTGTTGATGGACGAATATCGCTGGAATGGATTCAAAATGCTGGTTGTACTGTTATCAATCTGCTGTGTAAAGGCTCTTTAAAGCATTGCATACATCAGCTTAAAAAGGACCCAGAACAGCATGTTGCCGACATCAAGCAGTTGTTGGTTAATGCCGCAGAAATGGGTATAACCGTCAATGTTTATCTGGAGGATTGGTCAAACGGAATGCGTGAGTCGGAAGATTACGTGTATTTTATGGTAGATTCGTTGAAAGATGAAAATATCAAACGTTTTATGTTGCCCGATACACTGGGAATATTAAACCCGGCGGAGACGTTTGAATTTTGTCGAAAGATGATAAGTCGCTATCCTGATTTACACTTCGATTTTCATGCTCATAACGATTATGATCTGGCTGTAGCAAATGTTTTTGAAGCAGTTAAAGCCGGAGTTAAAGGACTTCATGTTACGGTAAATGGCTTGGGTGAACGTGCAGGTAATGCGCCTCTTTCAAGCGTATTGGCCGTGCTGCATGACCATTTGAAGGTACAAACGGAAATAAAGGAAGATAAAATAAATTCAGTCAGCAAAGTTGTTGAAACTTATTCCGGAATTCGTATTCCTCATAATAAACCGGTTATTGGCGAAAATGTTTTTACGCAGGTAGCGGGGGTTCATGCCGATGGAGATAATAAAAAGAACCTTTATTACAATGATTTATTGCCTGAGCGATTTGGACGTGAGCGTCAGTATGCGCTTGGAAAAACTTCCGGTAAGGCCAATATTCTCAAAAACTTGCAGCAATTGGGCATTGAACTCGACGACGAGATGATGCATCGTGTTACTGCCCGTGTAATTGAGTTAGGTGATAAGAAAGAAATGGTTTCGCTTGATGAGCTTCCTTATATTGTATCCGATGTGTTGAAAAATGAGCAGGAGGAGCAGGTTGTGAAAATAATCAATTATTCATTATCTTTGACTCAGGGTTTACGCCCAATGGCTTCTGTGAAAATGGAAATTAATGGAGCTCTTTATGAACAGTCGGCATCGGGTGATGGACAGTATAACGCTGTTTCTAAAGCTATGTGGAAAATTTACAAGAAACTGAACAAACCAACTCCCGAGTTGCTGGATTATGTGGTGGTTATTCCTCCCGGAGGACAAACCAATGCCTTTGTACAAACAATTATAACCTGGAGGTTTAAGGAAAGAGTTTTCAAAACGCGCGGTTTGGACGGCGATCAGACTGTAGCTGCCATTAAGGCAACCATAAAAATGCTCAACATCATCGACTAG
- a CDS encoding 2-isopropylmalate synthase: MMDRLFIFDTTLRDGEQVPGCQLNTVEKIQVAKALESLGVDVIEAGFPISSPGDFNSVVEISKAVTWPTICALTRGVQKDIDVAAEALQYAKNKRIHTGIGTSEFHIKHKFNSTQKEILERAIAAVKYAKKYVEDVEFYCEDAGRTDNVYLARVVEAVIKAGATVVNIPDTTGYCLPWEFGEKIKFLMENVNGVHNAIISTHCHNDLGMATANTISGVMNGARQVEVTMNGIGERAGNTSLEEVAMILKCHKGLNIETQINTQKIYSTSRLVSGLMNMPVQANKAIVGRNAFAHSSGIHQDGVLKNRESYEIMDPKDVGIDENSIVLTARSGRAALKHRLSVLGVDVENGKLDVIYEEFLKLADKKKDINDDDVLLIAGLERSEKQRIKLDYLQVTSGVGVKPIASIGVMIANEKFEAAATGNGPVDAAIKALKQIIRRKMTLQEFTIQSMNKGSDDMGKVHMQVEYEGVVYYGFGANTDIVAASVEAYINAINKFVK, from the coding sequence ATTATGGATAGATTATTTATCTTTGACACTACATTACGCGACGGTGAACAAGTTCCCGGTTGCCAGTTGAACACCGTTGAAAAAATTCAGGTGGCCAAGGCACTAGAAAGTCTGGGTGTAGATGTTATTGAGGCAGGTTTTCCCATTTCAAGTCCGGGCGATTTTAATTCGGTGGTTGAAATATCGAAAGCAGTAACCTGGCCTACGATTTGTGCGTTGACACGCGGAGTACAGAAAGATATTGATGTAGCAGCCGAAGCACTCCAATATGCTAAAAATAAACGTATTCATACAGGTATCGGAACATCGGAGTTTCATATCAAGCATAAGTTCAATTCTACACAGAAAGAAATTCTGGAGCGTGCTATTGCTGCAGTAAAATATGCCAAAAAGTATGTGGAAGATGTTGAGTTTTATTGCGAAGATGCGGGACGTACAGACAATGTTTATTTGGCGCGTGTGGTAGAGGCTGTTATCAAAGCCGGAGCTACAGTGGTAAATATCCCCGATACAACAGGCTATTGCTTGCCTTGGGAGTTTGGCGAAAAAATCAAATTCCTGATGGAAAATGTAAACGGTGTGCATAATGCCATTATCTCAACCCACTGTCATAACGATTTGGGAATGGCTACTGCCAATACTATATCGGGTGTGATGAATGGTGCACGTCAGGTGGAAGTAACGATGAATGGTATTGGTGAGCGTGCCGGTAATACTTCGCTCGAAGAGGTGGCTATGATTTTGAAATGCCATAAAGGCTTGAACATCGAAACTCAAATCAATACGCAAAAGATTTATTCTACCAGTCGGCTTGTTTCTGGTTTGATGAATATGCCTGTACAGGCCAACAAAGCTATTGTGGGTCGCAATGCATTTGCGCATTCTTCTGGCATTCATCAGGACGGCGTGTTGAAAAACCGCGAGAGCTATGAAATCATGGATCCGAAAGATGTGGGTATCGACGAAAATTCTATCGTATTGACAGCCCGCAGTGGACGTGCTGCATTGAAACACCGGTTAAGTGTTTTGGGAGTGGATGTTGAAAACGGAAAATTGGACGTTATTTATGAGGAGTTTCTGAAATTAGCTGACAAGAAAAAAGATATTAACGATGATGATGTTTTGTTGATAGCCGGTCTAGAACGCAGCGAGAAGCAACGGATCAAACTAGATTATTTGCAAGTGACTTCAGGTGTGGGTGTTAAGCCGATTGCCAGTATCGGAGTCATGATTGCAAATGAGAAATTTGAAGCTGCAGCCACAGGTAATGGTCCTGTAGATGCTGCCATTAAAGCGTTGAAACAAATAATCAGACGTAAAATGACCCTGCAGGAATTTACTATCCAGTCGATGAATAAAGGTAGTGATGATATGGGAAAAGTACACATGCAGGTGGAATATGAAGGAGTGGTTTACTATGGATTTGGAGCCAATACCGATATCGTTGCTGCATCAGTTGAAGCTTATATTAATGCAATAAATAAATTTGTAAAATAA
- a CDS encoding adenosine kinase — MKRILGMGNALTDILLQIDNDEVLSSLSLLKGGMQLINTERSEEINASVSRFEKKMATGGSASNTINGITRLGMAGGFVGKVGKDDIGLFFTNDSIYNGVEPKLSLSETPSGCCTVLVSPDGERTLCTYLGAACELEAADLTPELFAGYDIFHIEGYLVQNHDLIRTAVKLAKQEGLKVSIDMASYNVVEAHLDFLHEIVREYVDIVFANEEEARAYTGHEPEQALNIISEQCEIAIVKVGKEGSLIKSNNEKVRIKPRKANCIDTTGAGDLYASGFLFGLASNYSLEVCGKIGSVVSGNVVEVLGAKMSEEVWESIHEDIREIVLGR, encoded by the coding sequence ATGAAAAGAATATTAGGAATGGGTAATGCCCTGACAGACATTTTATTGCAAATAGACAATGATGAGGTTTTATCTTCGTTGAGTTTGCTAAAAGGCGGAATGCAGTTGATAAACACCGAAAGATCTGAAGAAATTAATGCTTCTGTGAGCCGTTTCGAAAAGAAAATGGCTACGGGCGGATCTGCTTCTAATACCATCAATGGCATTACACGCCTTGGCATGGCCGGTGGATTTGTGGGAAAAGTGGGAAAAGATGATATCGGCTTGTTTTTTACCAACGACTCTATTTATAACGGCGTAGAACCAAAACTATCGTTGAGCGAAACTCCGTCAGGTTGTTGTACGGTGTTAGTCTCTCCTGATGGTGAGCGTACACTTTGTACTTATCTGGGTGCTGCTTGCGAACTGGAAGCTGCCGATTTAACACCCGAGCTGTTTGCCGGATATGATATTTTCCATATTGAAGGATACTTGGTTCAGAATCACGATTTGATTCGTACTGCGGTGAAATTGGCAAAACAGGAAGGATTGAAAGTTTCTATCGATATGGCCAGTTACAATGTGGTGGAAGCGCATCTGGATTTTCTGCATGAGATTGTGCGCGAATATGTGGACATTGTTTTTGCCAACGAAGAAGAAGCACGTGCTTACACCGGCCACGAACCTGAGCAAGCGTTGAATATTATATCAGAACAGTGCGAAATTGCTATCGTGAAGGTAGGAAAAGAAGGCTCGCTTATAAAATCAAATAACGAGAAAGTGCGTATTAAACCTCGTAAAGCAAATTGTATTGATACTACCGGTGCCGGCGACTTGTATGCATCAGGTTTCTTGTTCGGATTGGCAAGCAATTATTCCCTCGAAGTTTGTGGAAAGATAGGATCGGTGGTTTCGGGCAATGTGGTGGAAGTGCTCGGTGCTAAAATGTCCGAAGAGGTATGGGAGAGCATTCATGAAGACATTAGGGAAATTGTTCTAGGTCGATAG
- a CDS encoding tetratricopeptide repeat protein, translating to MKKSDIQLFIASLIAISFLFVAQTTSAQSANQKIIYKAYINSDMTSWANTIHSIETNTPPASIDQKLELINFYYGYVGYLIGQKKNGLAKKEISAAQKIINDVLKNSPNNATAMAFKGSFKGFEMSINKLKSISLGSESLSCISKAYNTDPRNVQAVTDKANALFQAPALFGGDKNEAIKVYLKAINLIESSKSADQNWLYLHILITLGKIYEKQNNLSAAKMIYEKALHKEPAFRLVKENLYPALLSKIKK from the coding sequence ATGAAAAAATCAGACATTCAACTATTTATAGCAAGTTTAATCGCAATATCCTTCTTGTTTGTTGCTCAAACTACATCAGCCCAATCAGCCAACCAGAAAATTATCTACAAAGCCTATATCAACAGTGACATGACGAGTTGGGCTAATACGATACACAGCATTGAAACCAATACTCCACCCGCAAGCATCGATCAAAAACTTGAACTGATAAATTTTTACTACGGATATGTAGGCTACCTTATCGGACAAAAAAAGAACGGACTGGCAAAGAAGGAAATAAGTGCTGCTCAAAAAATTATCAACGACGTATTAAAAAACTCGCCAAATAATGCAACTGCCATGGCATTTAAAGGTTCATTTAAAGGTTTCGAGATGAGTATCAACAAACTAAAGTCTATATCATTGGGTTCAGAAAGCCTGTCCTGTATCAGCAAAGCCTACAATACTGACCCACGCAACGTTCAAGCCGTAACAGATAAAGCCAATGCACTGTTTCAGGCACCGGCACTATTCGGAGGAGACAAAAACGAAGCCATAAAAGTCTATCTTAAAGCCATAAATCTTATAGAGTCATCTAAATCTGCCGATCAAAACTGGTTGTACTTACACATTTTGATTACACTAGGGAAAATCTACGAAAAACAGAACAACCTGTCTGCTGCAAAAATGATCTACGAAAAAGCCTTACATAAAGAACCTGCTTTCAGGCTGGTAAAAGAAAATCTATACCCTGCCCTTTTATCTAAAATCAAAAAATAA
- a CDS encoding MarR family winged helix-turn-helix transcriptional regulator, translating to MNYDQLKLENQLCFPLYAASRLIIRAYQQDLDRLGITYPQYLVLMVMWEHEELTVNEIGEKLILNTNTVTPLLKRMETMGLLIRTQSKADQRKVLIKLSEQGVNMQSKAAEIPANLLSKLNIKANDAEIARALDLKNRLYDIINLVKESEQTTTELV from the coding sequence ATGAACTACGATCAGCTTAAACTGGAAAACCAGCTATGCTTTCCGCTGTATGCAGCATCTCGGCTTATTATACGAGCTTATCAGCAGGATTTGGACAGGCTTGGTATTACATATCCACAGTACCTGGTACTAATGGTAATGTGGGAGCACGAGGAGCTTACTGTAAACGAAATAGGCGAAAAGCTCATCTTAAACACCAATACCGTAACTCCACTGCTTAAAAGAATGGAAACTATGGGGCTACTTATACGCACACAATCCAAAGCAGATCAGCGGAAGGTTTTAATCAAACTCAGCGAGCAAGGAGTCAATATGCAATCGAAAGCAGCAGAAATCCCGGCCAACCTACTCAGCAAATTAAACATAAAAGCCAACGATGCCGAAATAGCCCGAGCCTTGGATCTGAAAAATCGTTTATACGATATAATAAATCTGGTCAAAGAGAGCGAACAAACAACAACAGAACTTGTTTAG
- the leuC gene encoding 3-isopropylmalate dehydratase large subunit, translating into MKTLFDKIWDAHVVSAVKDGPTQLYIDRHFCHEVTSPQAFNGLRARGLKVFRPEKTTLTADHNTPTIDQDQPVKDPISKNQLDTFAKNAAEFNLPLFFPLGHIKNGVVHIIGPENGFTHPGATIVCGDSHTSTHGAFGAIAFGIGTSEVEMVLATQCILQSRPKTMRITFNGKLGKGVTAKDLALYMISKLTTGGATGYFVEYAGEAIRNLSMEERMTVCNLSIEMGARGGMIAPDQTTFDYVKGREFAPKGEEWEKSLAYWKTLKTDEGAKFDKEITFDAADIQPMITYGTNPGMGMGITESIPTLSEVDEAGRISFQKSMEYMGFQPGDKLEGKSIDYVFLGSCTNGRIEDFRAFTAYVKGKKKADNVVAWLVPGSWMVEKQIREEGLLDILTEAGFALRQPGCSACLAMNDDKVPAGKYAVSTSNRNFEGRQGPGARTILAGPLVAAAAAITGKITDPRA; encoded by the coding sequence ATGAAAACATTATTTGATAAAATCTGGGATGCTCATGTGGTATCTGCGGTAAAAGATGGTCCCACACAGTTGTATATCGACCGTCATTTTTGTCATGAGGTAACCAGCCCACAGGCATTCAACGGGCTTCGTGCCCGAGGACTGAAAGTATTTCGTCCTGAAAAAACAACATTAACGGCGGATCATAACACACCGACTATTGATCAGGATCAGCCGGTAAAAGATCCGATTTCAAAAAACCAGTTGGATACTTTTGCTAAGAATGCTGCTGAGTTTAATTTGCCGCTATTCTTTCCGTTGGGTCACATTAAAAATGGTGTAGTTCACATTATCGGACCTGAAAATGGTTTTACTCATCCGGGTGCAACTATTGTTTGTGGTGATAGTCATACATCTACTCATGGAGCATTTGGTGCAATCGCTTTCGGTATTGGTACCAGCGAAGTGGAAATGGTTTTGGCTACACAATGTATTCTTCAATCACGTCCGAAAACGATGCGTATAACCTTTAATGGTAAATTAGGAAAAGGTGTTACTGCCAAAGATTTGGCTCTTTATATGATTTCTAAACTTACAACAGGTGGTGCTACCGGATATTTTGTAGAATATGCAGGTGAAGCAATTCGCAATCTTTCTATGGAAGAACGTATGACCGTTTGTAACCTGAGTATCGAAATGGGAGCTCGTGGAGGAATGATTGCTCCCGATCAAACAACATTCGATTATGTAAAGGGTCGTGAGTTTGCACCAAAAGGAGAAGAGTGGGAAAAATCACTTGCTTATTGGAAAACATTGAAGACCGATGAAGGTGCGAAATTTGATAAAGAAATCACTTTTGACGCTGCTGATATTCAGCCTATGATTACTTATGGAACTAATCCGGGTATGGGAATGGGTATTACAGAATCAATTCCTACATTGAGTGAAGTTGACGAAGCCGGACGTATTTCTTTCCAAAAATCAATGGAATACATGGGTTTCCAACCAGGTGATAAACTGGAAGGAAAGAGCATTGATTATGTATTCTTAGGAAGTTGTACCAATGGTCGTATTGAAGATTTCCGCGCATTCACTGCTTATGTAAAAGGGAAGAAGAAAGCTGATAATGTTGTAGCGTGGTTAGTTCCGGGAAGCTGGATGGTAGAAAAACAGATTCGTGAAGAGGGCCTTTTGGATATTCTTACTGAAGCAGGTTTTGCTTTACGTCAACCGGGTTGTTCAGCTTGTCTGGCAATGAACGATGATAAAGTTCCTGCCGGAAAGTATGCCGTTTCAACATCGAATCGTAACTTTGAAGGACGTCAGGGTCCTGGTGCACGTACAATTCTTGCTGGTCCGTTAGTAGCTGCTGCTGCTGCTATTACCGGAAAAATAACAGATCCAAGAGCGTAA
- the leuD gene encoding 3-isopropylmalate dehydratase small subunit, with protein sequence MEKFITLTSSVVPLPIENVDTDQIIPARFLKATNKDGFGDNLFADWRYNKDGSPKADFVLNNSTYSGSILVAGKNFGSGSSREHAAWAIDGYGFKVVVSSFFADIFRGNALNNGVLPVVVTPEFLAEVFSCVNADPKTTLTIDLKNQTVSNNATGKSETFEINAYKKECLLNGLDDIDYLLSKKEQIEQFEKARV encoded by the coding sequence ATGGAAAAATTTATAACATTAACTTCATCTGTCGTTCCACTTCCAATTGAAAATGTGGATACAGATCAGATTATACCTGCTCGTTTCTTAAAAGCAACGAACAAAGATGGTTTTGGTGACAATCTTTTTGCCGACTGGCGCTACAATAAGGATGGTAGTCCTAAAGCTGATTTCGTTTTAAATAACTCAACCTATAGCGGATCAATTCTGGTTGCAGGTAAGAACTTTGGTTCAGGTTCCAGTCGTGAACATGCTGCATGGGCTATTGATGGATACGGTTTTAAAGTTGTGGTCTCGAGCTTTTTTGCTGATATTTTCCGTGGCAATGCTTTAAACAACGGTGTGCTTCCGGTGGTTGTTACTCCTGAATTTTTAGCTGAAGTGTTTTCGTGTGTCAATGCTGATCCGAAAACAACTTTGACTATCGATTTGAAAAATCAAACGGTTAGCAATAACGCTACAGGAAAATCTGAAACATTCGAAATAAATGCTTACAAAAAAGAATGTTTGCTCAATGGTTTGGATGATATCGATTATTTGTTGAGCAAAAAAGAACAAATCGAACAGTTCGAAAAAGCCAGAGTATAA